The genomic segment GTTGCGCATGAACAAGCTTTTGAAACGGTTGATTTTTATCTCCCTCAGACGACAAAAGTTGATAGCTGGCACTGAAAATATTGCTGACCATCTGATGAAGATTCTGTCAGTCTTATTGATTATAGAAAGATGAATTTATGATTCCGAATTTTTCAGAATACAACATTTCTAAGCGGCATTTCGCTTTAGGAACAAATATTGATTTGACGATTTTTGGTACAACTGATAAAAATATTCTTGATGAGAGCTGTCAGTTGATTGACGATTTCGAGGACAAATTGACCGTCAACCGTGCGGAGTCTGAGGTGATGGATATCAATCATGCGGCTGGAATTCGACCTACTCAAGTTTCTGTCAGTACTTATGATTTGGTCAAAATTGCCGTTTTGAAAAGTCAAGAACATTTCGGCTTCAATGTGGCAATCGGTCCTTTGGTCAAATTGTGGCACATTGGATTTTCTGACGCACGAGTCCCTACTGACAGCGAAATTCAGGCACGCAAAGCTCTTATTAGTGCTGACGATATTATTTTCAATGACAAAGCACTGACCGTTTTTCTTCCGCAAAAAGGCATGGAGCTTGATTTAGGTGGGATTGGCAAGGGCTATATCGCCGACCGTGTGCAAGATTATTGGCGAAGTCGTGGCATTGCTTCGGGAATTATCAATCTTGGTGGAAATCTTATCACAATGGGAACTGCTCCTCAGCACACTGACGGACTCTGGCGAGTCGGCGTACGCAATCCTCTAATTGCTGACAACACTCCGATTGCCGTGATCAGCGTTCCTGCTTGCTCTGCCGTAACTTCTGGCATTGCTGAACGGCATCTTGAAATTGACGGCAAAAGTTATCATCATATCATAGATCCTGAGACGGGCTATCCCCACGACAATCAACTTGCAAGCATTACCGTTTTCTCAAAATATTCAATAGACGGTGAGATTGAAACCACACGTTTATTCTTTTCTAATGGTACACTGCCAGATTGGGAAACACAAAATGATATTCTCTACGGCGCTTTATTTGCCTATCGTGACAAGACTTTAGAAATTGTTGGATTGTCAAAAAATGATGTTCAAATCATTGATTCAAGCTATCAGTGGAAATCATGAACTTCTGTCAGTATCATCCAAGCTTGTAAGCACACTGACAGAATTTTTGTCAGTAAAAATTGACCAAAAATAAGGAAAAACAAATGAAAAAGAATATGAATTATTTCGTGAATGAAAATATTTTCACACTTAATTCTGGAACTGAGTTCTCAGCTGCAAAACGACTTCAACTCTTTAATAATCACGGTCTACCTGCAAGATTACTCACTAAAAATTACAATTCGCAACTTGCCCAAGACGCTGCACGACTCAATATTGAAATGGCTGATGTCCTCAATATGTATAATTATTTTCAAGAAACGCTAGATGTGCCAAGTCAAGACATTGATGTGCGCTACATTGAAGCAATTGACAAAAGCTATTATCATATCGAAAGCCTAAATCCTAATGAATCCGTCATCAAATATCACGGAAAAATTATTGGAAAAGTCCTGATAGCCCCTGCAACCGTTGGCTTAGTAGGTGCAATAGAATACTATACAGACCATCTCGAACTCATGTCAAAAGACATCTGGGATAGACGTGGTTTCAAATCTTGCACCCAATATTTCCTTCCTGATGGCAACCTAGGAACAGAAGTTTTCTATGATTTACAAGGGCAGCCTAAACTCGAAATCAGCCACATGAACATCAACAATGAGCTGCATCCCACACTTTACAAGCTTATAGACTATAAGGGAAAAGCCTATATGTTCAGCACCGAAGAAGAACTTTTTCTCTTTTTCTTAAATGAAGTTGCTGCTCAAGAAAATGCTGTGTTCATCAATGACCGCATTTCTCTCGCCCCAACCCTCATTCAAGTTCAGGGCGCAGTTGGTAAATGGCAATATCTCCACGAAGCCCATTCGCCCAACCAAATTCCTGGTACACCTGTGCAAGTCCAAGATTATCTCCGTCCACTTTTCACAAGTTTTATCCCTTTTCTTGATGGCATCATCGTCCCCACCCAACAACAAAAAATAGAAATCAATAAAGTTTTCCGTTTCAAGCGTGTGCTTGCCTTACCAGACACTTTTTCCGAACACATCGACAGAGTTTCACACCAGCTCTCCGAACGGAAATGCAATGAAATAATCGTCCTTGGTCGGCTCGCAGAAGAACGAGGTGTCATGGATTTAGTCGAAATTTTGACACAAATCAAGCTTCAAAAACCTGAAGCCGAACTCGTTTTTTATGGTTATCCCTCGCCCGCAAACATGGAGAATCTACTCAAAGAAGCGTTCAAGCAAGCAGGTATGTCTCAGTTTGATGTCCATTTCAAAGGATACAAATCCAGCGATGAGCTAGCTGAACTTCTAAAACAAGCAGCGTTAGTCATCAACCCAGCTCATGCTGAAAGCTTTGGTATCGCCACACTACAAGCCATGAGTTACGGAGTTCCAATCGTTGCCTATAAGGTAAAATATGGCACGCGTGAACTCATTGAACACAAGAAAAACGGCTGGATTGTTCCACTCGGCGAAGTTGAACAATTTGCCGACGCTGTCGTCACTCTCCTATCAGACGCTAAACAATGGACAGCTTACTCCCAAGCAGCTTATGAGAAAGCCCAAACATTTAACGAAGAACAAGCGTGGCAAAAATGGGAAGAAACACAAATTACAGCTGAAAATCTCTTTGTCAAGGAGGTCAACCCATGAAGTTCTTTATCAACTCAAGTTTCAATGAACAAAATTCAGGCATTGAACACGCCCAACTCAAGCGTGCCAAGCTTTTTAGAGACCATAAAGAAACCTTTAAACTTGTTTTTCGTGATTGGAATCCACGACTCCACTACTACCTCAATAGTGTTGGTATCAGTGACAGCGAAACGCTCAATATGTTTGACTATTTCCAAAAGGCAGAGTCCGTTACCGATCGAATATTACAAGCCAAAGATTTAGACTTTGGACTTCAAAACTTAACCTACATCAAAGATGATAATCTACCACTTTACTTGGTTTTTCAAGGTGAAAGTCTTCTTGCACGTGTGCGCTATTTTCTCGAAGATAGCAATGAAAGAGTAAGCATGACTGAGCTTTTTGATGGTTTTGGAAACCTTTACCGTGTCAATCATTATGATTTCCGAGGTTTCTTAAGCCTCAGTCAATGGTATACTCCTGATAATAAAGTCGGAACTGAAATCTGGTATGATTACTCTGGAAAGCCTGTTCTAGAGGCATTCAATCGCTATAATGGTCAGGGTGAATTTTTGCAAGCTGGCTGGCGTTTAACCGCTGCCACCTCTCCTGCAATCTACAGTTTTTCAACTCTTGATGAACTCACGCAACATTTTTTCAATTTAATCAATACCGATTATTGGTCCGAGATTGAGCCAAATATTTTTGTACTTGACCGCACTCATTTGGGAGACTGGAGTCTGTTATCCTTAGAGCAACCTGCTTATACCGCTTTACACTTACACAATTCTCATGCTGGTGATGCTCAAAATCCCATGCACTCCGTCCTCAATAATTTTTATGAATACAGTCTAAGCAATGCTAACCAATATGATGCCATCATTTCAGCTACCGAAAAGCAAAGTCACGATGTCGCAGAACGCTTTGCACCAACCTGCAAACTCTTCACAATTCCTGTCGGTATGGTGGATAAAGAAATTCTAAATAGCCCACACGTCCCTATCTCTGAGCGTTCTATGAATATTTTAATGACCTGCCGCATTGCACCTGAAAAGCGCATTGACCATGTGATTCGTGCGATCGGACTAGCTCAAGCTACAGTTCCCAATCTTACCCTTGATGTCTATGGCTATGTTGACCACCGAGATGATGACGAAGCACTGAAAGCCATCAATGCCGCCATTTCTGAGTTCAATCTACAAAATAAAGTCAAACTCCACGACTATGTTGACAACGTAACTGCTTTGCAAAAGGATGCGCAGGTCTACGCTCTAACCTCTGTCATGGAAGGTTTTAACCTTTCACTTTTGGAAGCCTTGAGTAACGGAATGGTCGGCGTTACTTATGATGTAAACTATGGTCCAAATGAACTTATTATTGATGGAGAAAACGGCTTTATTATCCCATTTGATGACATTCAAGGATTAGCAAATAAATTCATCACATTGTTCAATGACCCAGCCCTTTTACAAACCATGAGTGAGCATTCCTACAAACTTTCTGAGCGTTACTCCGAAGAAAATGTTTGGAAAGCTT from the Lactococcus allomyrinae genome contains:
- a CDS encoding FAD:protein FMN transferase, coding for MIPNFSEYNISKRHFALGTNIDLTIFGTTDKNILDESCQLIDDFEDKLTVNRAESEVMDINHAAGIRPTQVSVSTYDLVKIAVLKSQEHFGFNVAIGPLVKLWHIGFSDARVPTDSEIQARKALISADDIIFNDKALTVFLPQKGMELDLGGIGKGYIADRVQDYWRSRGIASGIINLGGNLITMGTAPQHTDGLWRVGVRNPLIADNTPIAVISVPACSAVTSGIAERHLEIDGKSYHHIIDPETGYPHDNQLASITVFSKYSIDGEIETTRLFFSNGTLPDWETQNDILYGALFAYRDKTLEIVGLSKNDVQIIDSSYQWKS
- a CDS encoding glycosyltransferase, translating into MNYFVNENIFTLNSGTEFSAAKRLQLFNNHGLPARLLTKNYNSQLAQDAARLNIEMADVLNMYNYFQETLDVPSQDIDVRYIEAIDKSYYHIESLNPNESVIKYHGKIIGKVLIAPATVGLVGAIEYYTDHLELMSKDIWDRRGFKSCTQYFLPDGNLGTEVFYDLQGQPKLEISHMNINNELHPTLYKLIDYKGKAYMFSTEEELFLFFLNEVAAQENAVFINDRISLAPTLIQVQGAVGKWQYLHEAHSPNQIPGTPVQVQDYLRPLFTSFIPFLDGIIVPTQQQKIEINKVFRFKRVLALPDTFSEHIDRVSHQLSERKCNEIIVLGRLAEERGVMDLVEILTQIKLQKPEAELVFYGYPSPANMENLLKEAFKQAGMSQFDVHFKGYKSSDELAELLKQAALVINPAHAESFGIATLQAMSYGVPIVAYKVKYGTRELIEHKKNGWIVPLGEVEQFADAVVTLLSDAKQWTAYSQAAYEKAQTFNEEQAWQKWEETQITAENLFVKEVNP
- the asp1 gene encoding accessory Sec system glycosyltransferase Asp1, whose translation is MKFFINSSFNEQNSGIEHAQLKRAKLFRDHKETFKLVFRDWNPRLHYYLNSVGISDSETLNMFDYFQKAESVTDRILQAKDLDFGLQNLTYIKDDNLPLYLVFQGESLLARVRYFLEDSNERVSMTELFDGFGNLYRVNHYDFRGFLSLSQWYTPDNKVGTEIWYDYSGKPVLEAFNRYNGQGEFLQAGWRLTAATSPAIYSFSTLDELTQHFFNLINTDYWSEIEPNIFVLDRTHLGDWSLLSLEQPAYTALHLHNSHAGDAQNPMHSVLNNFYEYSLSNANQYDAIISATEKQSHDVAERFAPTCKLFTIPVGMVDKEILNSPHVPISERSMNILMTCRIAPEKRIDHVIRAIGLAQATVPNLTLDVYGYVDHRDDDEALKAINAAISEFNLQNKVKLHDYVDNVTALQKDAQVYALTSVMEGFNLSLLEALSNGMVGVTYDVNYGPNELIIDGENGFIIPFDDIQGLANKFITLFNDPALLQTMSEHSYKLSERYSEENVWKAWQDLIEDAKHKDLSFTHKVTKGLGNQLLS